One window of the Colletotrichum destructivum chromosome 4, complete sequence genome contains the following:
- a CDS encoding Putative large ribosomal subunit protein uL2, domain 2, which translates to MTKVNQSVASSRRKSRAAHFGAPSSVRRVIMSAPLSKELREKYNVRSIPVRKDDEVTIVRGAHKGKEGKVTSVYRLKYVIHVERVTREKTSGQSVPLGIHPSNVVINKLKIDKDRESILERIKVGRELRVKSKATA; encoded by the exons ATGACCAAGGTTAACCAGA GCGTCGCGTCTTCGCGCCGCAAGTCCCGCGCTGCTCACTTCGGTGCTCCCTCCAGCGTCCGTCGTGTCATCATGAGCGCGCCCCTCTCCAAGGAGCTCCGCGAGAAGTACAAC GTCCGCTCCATCCCCGTTcgcaaggacgacgaggtcacCATCGTCCGTGGCGCTcacaagggcaaggagggcaaggtgACCTCCGTCTACCGCCTCAAGTACGTCATCCACGTCGAGCGCGTCACCCGCGAGAAGACCTCGGGCCAGTCCGTCCCCCTGGGCATCCACCCCTCCaacgtcgtcatcaacaagCTCAAGATCGACAAGGACCGCGAGTCCATCCTTGAGCGCATCAAGGTCGGCCGTGAGCTCCGCGTCAAGAGCAAGGCCACCGCCTAA